The sequence below is a genomic window from Geothermobacter ehrlichii.
ACGCTCAAGAGTCTGGTGCTGGCGTCGAGCCTGAAAGGGATCAACAAATCCTTCGGGCTGATGGAGAAGATGCTGTGGGAGGATTCGCTCGGCTGCGCCATTGGCTCGCGCATGGTGGCGGTCTGGTTCAAGTCGGCCGATCCGGAGGAAGCCTTTGTCGCCGGACTCTTCCGTCATATCGGCAAGATGGTGCTCAACAATCTGGACCCCGAAAAGTTCCGCAAGGTGATGGAGGCGGTCTACAACGGTGAAGGGAGCGAGGAGGAGATGGAGGCTCTCTTCTTTCCCTACGGACATGCCGAGGTCGGTGAGGCGGTGCTGACCAAATGGAATTTTTCCGAGGATCTGACCCTGGTCGCCCGCTATCACAACGATATTTCCGGCATCGATCCCGTCGAACAGCCGGAACGCCACCGGCTGGCGGCGACGGTCAATTTTGCCGATGCCATGCTGCGCCGGCTGGGAATCGGCCAGCGACAGCCTGACGGCTCTATTGAGCTGAGCACCCTGCCGAGCGCCAGGACTCTCGGTGTTGAGCCCGACCAGGCCGAGCAGCTGCTGGAGGAGTTTCGCTGCTTCTTCGAAAAGGAGCGCAGCACCTTCCTGGGATAGGCCGATTTTTCGGGGACATCTTGCTATACTGTCCCCATGACCCGTTCACTGTTTTCTCTGCTCGTTCTGCTTTTTGTCCTGTGGTCGGCAACGGCTTACGGCCTGCGACCGGCCCCCGGCACGCTGCTGGTGGCGGGGGAATCGATGCCCGATCCAAGGTTCCGACAGACGGTGATCCTGCTGCTCAGGCATGATGAAGGAGGGACGCTCGGTCTGGTTCTCAACCGGCCCTCCCGCCTTGCCCTGGGCGAGGCCTTTCCCCGACTCGAACTCTTCGCGCAGAAGACCGAACCGCTCTGGCTGGGCGGACCGGTTTCACCCGGGACCGCCTTCGTGCTGGTTGATGACGATGCCCTGCCGGCGGGTGGTGTGCGTGTCGTCGATGGTGTCCGGATGACCGGGGTGCGGACGCTGGTCGGCTGGATCGGACAGGGAAGGGAGCCGGCCCGTTACCGCGTCTATGCCGGTCATGCCGGCTGGGCGCCGGGACAACTGGCCGGCGAGCTGAAGAGGGGGGACTGGCAGGTGCGTCCGGCGACGCGCGAGCTTGTCTTCGCTGATCCGGCGGAGCTCTGGCGGCGTCTGACGAAGGAGCCGGTGCCGGTGCTGGCCGCTAACCGGTTGTGTTCCGGGAAGGTTCCCGTCGCGGCCACAGAATTTTGATCAGTCCGGCCAGGCCGATCAGGGCGAAGAAGACGCCGCGCCATTTCGGCGGGGTTTTGTCTTCGCTGATGAAGATCACGTCTTCGGAAACGTCCATCCCCACCTGTTTCGCCAGCCCGAGCAGCTTGTCCCGGTTGGCGGTGGCGATGAGATTCCCCACCAGCATGCCGGTCACTTCCCGTTGCGGAAAGAAGGCGTCCCGGTTTTTTGCCAGAAACTCCTGCCGTTCGCGTTCCGAGTCGAGCTTGAAATAATAGGTGCGCAGCAGCTCCATGACGGCGGGATCACGGGTTTCGACCATCACCCGGACCGGCTGTTGGCCGCGAACGGTTTTCAGCGGCACCAGAAAGGCCTCGAGTTCGATGGTGCCGCTGGTCGAAATGGCTTCGAGCAGGTCGAGTCTGGCGTCGCGGATGCGCAGCCAGTCGCGCGGTGCACCCCGACGCTCGAGATCGGCCAGGGAGATGGTGAGGGGGGCCGGATTGCGCAGCAGCAGGCGGATGTCGTGGGCGCCGAGCAGGAGCAGCACCAGGCAGACGGCAAGCAGGGTGAAGCGAAAGCGTTTCATGAGCGACCTTGCGGGAAGAAGGGAAAGGGCGTCAGCGGCGGATTGAAGGTAGGTCGGGAGGATATCCTCTGGGGCCGCCGCGGCCTATTCTGATCGATTTGTCCCTTTTTATCAAGATGGCGGGGCCGCCGGCCGGCGGCCCCGCCTTGTTTGGTTGGTGATGGCGTCGAAGAGGCGCCGGATCAGGCGCCGGCGGTTTCGGACGCCTCTTCCGTCACTGCCGATTTCCGGGTCAGCAGGGAGACGATCACCAGGGCGAGGAAGCTCGCCGGGATCGAGATCAGGGCCGGGCTGTTGAAGCTGATCGGCGCGTTCTGCGGCAGCAGGCCGTAGCGGACCCACATGTCCGGCGAGATCAGGATCAGGCCGAGGGCGGTGACCAGGCCGACCAGGATCGAGGCGGCCACACCCTGGGCCGTGGTCTTCTTCCAGAAGAGGATCATCAGGATCGCCGGCAGGTTGGCCGAGGCGGCGACCGCGAAGGCCCAGCCGACCAGGAAGGAGACATTCATCCCTTCGAAAACGATGCCGAGATAGATGGCGATACAGCCGATGACCAGGGCCGAGATCTTGCCGGCCAGCACCTTCCCCTTGTCGCTCATCCGCATGCCGAGAAAGTTGTCCATCAGGTCGTGGGCGATGGCCCCGGACGAGGCGACGATCAGGCCCGAGACAGTGCCCAGAACCGTGGCGAAGGCGATGGACGAGATGATGGCGAAGAGAATGACGCCGAAGGAGAGGGCCAGAAGCGGCGCCGACATGTTGTTGTCGGTCAGGTTGATGACGCCGTTGGTCATGGCGCCGATGCCCAAAAAGAGGGTCAGCACGTAGAAGAAGCCGATGGCGGCGATGCCGACGATGGTCGACTTGCGGGCCGCGGCCTGGCTCGGCACCGTGTAGTAGCGGATCAGGATGTGCGGCAGGGCGGCGGTGCCGCAGAACAGGGCCAGCATCAGCGAGATGAAGTTGAACTTCTGCGTCCCGGTGGCGTTGTCGACCTTGAACTTCAGGCCGGGGCGCAGCATGCGGGCGCCCGGGGTCGGCTTCTGGTAGTAGACGGTGGTGGTGACTTCACCTTCCTTGATGTAGCGCTTGCCCCAGAGCACGATGGTCGAGTCCTTCAGGGCCGACAGGTAGGCGAAGGGGCCGACCGGGCCGGTTTCGGCGACTTCGACGCCGTCGACCTTCAGCTCCTTGATGTGGCCGACGGGGAAGAAGCGGCCTTCCTTGATGTCGCCGCCATTGTACAGCTTGCGGCCGTCGGGCAGCTTGGTGACGTACAGGGTCTCTTCGAGCACGATCTGGCCGTTTCGCTCTTCGACTTTCCAGATGCTGGGTACGCCGTCTTTGACCAGCTTGACGAAACCGGCCTTGCCGAAGGGGGTCGATTTCCAGTCGGCGACCGGCTCGTAGCCGGCGACCTGCAGCCGGCCGTCGGCATCGACGCTGGCGGTCAGGGTGCGGAATTCATGGTAGGCCTTGCGGCCGCCGGCGTCCGGGTGGGTGGTCAGACCGCGGCCGAGCACCCCGACCACGACGACCGTGGTGAAGATCAGCAGCAGCGCGCCCTTGAAGAACTGGACGTAGGTGGTCGAGGCCATGCCGGCGGTGGCGACGATGATGGTGACGACGACGCCGACGATCACCACGCCGACCCAGTGCGGCATGCCGAGCAGGGGCTGCACCAGAACGCCGGCGCCGACCATCTGCGGGATCAGGTAGAAGACCGAGATGACCAGGGTGGAGAAGGCGGCCATCAGCTGGATGCTCTTGGAGTTGAACTTGGAGTCGAGAGCGTCGGTGAAGGTGTACTTGCCCAGACGCTTCATCGGCTCGGCGACCAGGAAGAGGGCGACCATCCAGCCGGCCAGATAGCCGATGCTGTACATCCAGCCGTCGTAGCCGGCAGTGGCGATCATGCCGCAGATGCCGAGGAACGAGGCGGCGGACAGGTAGTCGCCGGCGAAGGCGATGCCGTTGACGAACCAGTGGATCTGGCCGCCGGCGGCGTAGTAGCCGGCGGACGACGTGGTGCGGCGGGCCAGGTAGAAGGAGAGGCCCAGCACGAACAGAACGAAAAAGACGAACAGGCCGATGGCCAGAGGCGACTGTGCGTAGATCATGGCAGACCTCCTCAGCGGTTCAGACGGGCTTCGGCCGCGTTGCAGAAGTGGTTGTAGATGATGGCCAGCACCAGGGCGAAGATGATCAGCCCGAAACCGTAGACCACCGCCAGGGTCTGCCCCAGCACGATGGTCTGCATCAGCGACGGCTTGATGGTGTTGATGGCGACGAAAACGGCGTAGGTGATGGTGTAGATGAAGAACATGATGATGCCCAGACGGGTCTTGTAGCCGGACGCGTTATCCTTGCCCAGCTTCACGGCGGGTCCGTGTCCCATAACTCTCCTCCTTGCAGTTGATATGTCCTCTCCTGAGGCGCCCGGCCGCTGTGCGGCCGGGCGCTCCACGAAACGCATCTTATCTCTTATCTGTGATCGGGCTACCATGCATGTATGGTAAAAAATCCACGATGTTGGTGGCAAAATTT
It includes:
- a CDS encoding HDOD domain-containing protein, whose protein sequence is MSELQSVVQAIGDLPPMPIVAVKVLEMLQKPDTTAEKLAKTISSDQAVSARVLKIANSSFYSLRRKVTTLEHAIVILGEKTLKSLVLASSLKGINKSFGLMEKMLWEDSLGCAIGSRMVAVWFKSADPEEAFVAGLFRHIGKMVLNNLDPEKFRKVMEAVYNGEGSEEEMEALFFPYGHAEVGEAVLTKWNFSEDLTLVARYHNDISGIDPVEQPERHRLAATVNFADAMLRRLGIGQRQPDGSIELSTLPSARTLGVEPDQAEQLLEEFRCFFEKERSTFLG
- a CDS encoding YqgE/AlgH family protein, encoding MTRSLFSLLVLLFVLWSATAYGLRPAPGTLLVAGESMPDPRFRQTVILLLRHDEGGTLGLVLNRPSRLALGEAFPRLELFAQKTEPLWLGGPVSPGTAFVLVDDDALPAGGVRVVDGVRMTGVRTLVGWIGQGREPARYRVYAGHAGWAPGQLAGELKRGDWQVRPATRELVFADPAELWRRLTKEPVPVLAANRLCSGKVPVAATEF
- a CDS encoding sodium/solute symporter, yielding MIYAQSPLAIGLFVFFVLFVLGLSFYLARRTTSSAGYYAAGGQIHWFVNGIAFAGDYLSAASFLGICGMIATAGYDGWMYSIGYLAGWMVALFLVAEPMKRLGKYTFTDALDSKFNSKSIQLMAAFSTLVISVFYLIPQMVGAGVLVQPLLGMPHWVGVVIVGVVVTIIVATAGMASTTYVQFFKGALLLIFTTVVVVGVLGRGLTTHPDAGGRKAYHEFRTLTASVDADGRLQVAGYEPVADWKSTPFGKAGFVKLVKDGVPSIWKVEERNGQIVLEETLYVTKLPDGRKLYNGGDIKEGRFFPVGHIKELKVDGVEVAETGPVGPFAYLSALKDSTIVLWGKRYIKEGEVTTTVYYQKPTPGARMLRPGLKFKVDNATGTQKFNFISLMLALFCGTAALPHILIRYYTVPSQAAARKSTIVGIAAIGFFYVLTLFLGIGAMTNGVINLTDNNMSAPLLALSFGVILFAIISSIAFATVLGTVSGLIVASSGAIAHDLMDNFLGMRMSDKGKVLAGKISALVIGCIAIYLGIVFEGMNVSFLVGWAFAVAASANLPAILMILFWKKTTAQGVAASILVGLVTALGLILISPDMWVRYGLLPQNAPISFNSPALISIPASFLALVIVSLLTRKSAVTEEASETAGA
- a CDS encoding DUF485 domain-containing protein, translating into MGHGPAVKLGKDNASGYKTRLGIIMFFIYTITYAVFVAINTIKPSLMQTIVLGQTLAVVYGFGLIIFALVLAIIYNHFCNAAEARLNR